The Verrucomicrobium spinosum DSM 4136 = JCM 18804 genome includes a region encoding these proteins:
- a CDS encoding tetratricopeptide repeat protein, which produces MKRLIVPLLLASLALPLAAAQEKKSEAKKPAASSSKKSAAKPAEESAAKPEAGSETKKTDSGSATELGLPDQKKAGALPPLTTGLSELASQAFARKDWKSARKYYQQMLEVDPLNALTHANLGAVEQQAGRLKDAQSLFSRAVAINPSLQQTWVALGLVSYENGDLYYALSALGRAIHEDPADARAHNYMAIVLKKLGWLDAAELELLRAIELNPDYANANFNLALMYLERKPPSIELARRHYERAVALGAAKDELVEEKLSQQ; this is translated from the coding sequence ATGAAGCGTCTCATTGTGCCCCTCCTCCTTGCCTCACTGGCTCTGCCGCTCGCCGCAGCCCAGGAAAAGAAGAGCGAAGCCAAGAAGCCCGCCGCATCTTCCTCCAAGAAGAGCGCGGCGAAGCCGGCTGAGGAGTCTGCCGCCAAACCCGAGGCGGGCTCTGAGACGAAGAAGACCGACAGCGGCAGTGCGACGGAGCTGGGACTGCCTGACCAGAAGAAGGCGGGGGCTCTGCCGCCACTCACGACGGGCCTGTCTGAACTGGCTTCACAGGCCTTTGCCCGCAAGGACTGGAAATCTGCCCGCAAGTACTACCAGCAGATGCTGGAGGTGGATCCTCTCAACGCCCTGACCCACGCCAATCTCGGGGCGGTGGAGCAGCAGGCAGGGCGCCTGAAGGATGCTCAATCGCTCTTCAGCCGGGCGGTGGCGATCAACCCCTCTCTCCAGCAGACGTGGGTGGCGCTGGGCCTGGTGAGCTATGAAAACGGGGATCTGTACTATGCGCTTTCCGCTCTGGGGCGCGCCATCCATGAGGATCCGGCCGATGCCCGCGCGCACAACTACATGGCCATCGTGCTGAAGAAGCTGGGGTGGCTGGATGCGGCGGAGCTGGAGCTGCTGCGCGCCATCGAGCTGAACCCGGACTACGCCAATGCCAACTTCAACCTGGCGCTGATGTACCTGGAAAGGAAGCCCCCGTCGATCGAGCTGGCCCGACGACACTATGAACGGGCGGTGGCCCTGGGGGCGGCCAAGGATGAGCTGGTGGAGGAAAAACTCAGCCAGCAATAA
- a CDS encoding aminotransferase class I/II-fold pyridoxal phosphate-dependent enzyme — MPDPVPPGDAAAACGVADELASLEAQGLRRRLRTFVPLPAMSVLAESGAEVVNFSSNDYLGLAASEELKAAMCEGVGRYGSGSGASRLVCGTLRPHQQLEECLAAFKKTDAALTFSSGYATSVGVIPALCGKDDVVILDKLSHASLIDGAKLSGATLRVFPHNHLEKLERLLAGARGDHASRRVLIVTESIFSMDGDAAALREIVALKERYGAWLMLDEAHAVGVLGPQGRGLAAQCGVEGRVEIQMGTLSKALGVSGGYIAASRALVDLCLNKARSLIYSTAPPPAVAHAALAAVNLTASAQGDALRARLFANRQTLEKGLQTSFADLPAAILPLQVGEERAALEASTQLLERGYLIPAIRYPTVARGSARLRLTMSAAHEKLQIEGLVASLLHMMPQLRQGGEQSL, encoded by the coding sequence ATGCCGGATCCCGTCCCGCCAGGTGATGCTGCAGCCGCGTGCGGTGTGGCGGATGAGCTGGCCAGTCTGGAAGCACAGGGGCTGCGCCGGCGCCTGCGCACCTTTGTGCCGCTGCCTGCCATGTCTGTCCTTGCGGAGAGCGGGGCGGAGGTGGTGAATTTCTCCTCGAACGACTACCTCGGGCTTGCCGCCAGTGAGGAGCTGAAAGCGGCCATGTGTGAAGGGGTGGGGCGCTATGGGAGTGGCTCGGGCGCCTCGCGGCTGGTCTGCGGCACCTTGCGACCGCATCAGCAGCTTGAGGAGTGTCTGGCGGCGTTCAAGAAGACGGATGCGGCGCTCACCTTCTCCAGCGGCTACGCGACCTCTGTGGGCGTGATCCCCGCGCTCTGCGGCAAGGATGACGTGGTGATTCTGGACAAGCTCAGCCACGCGTCGCTCATTGATGGCGCAAAGCTGAGCGGGGCCACCCTCCGTGTGTTTCCTCATAACCATCTGGAAAAACTGGAACGGCTGCTCGCCGGAGCCCGGGGTGATCACGCCTCACGGCGTGTCTTGATCGTGACGGAGTCGATTTTTAGCATGGACGGTGATGCGGCAGCGCTGCGCGAGATCGTGGCTCTGAAGGAGCGCTACGGTGCCTGGTTGATGCTGGACGAAGCTCATGCCGTGGGCGTGCTGGGCCCGCAGGGGCGGGGGCTGGCGGCGCAGTGCGGTGTGGAGGGCCGGGTGGAGATTCAGATGGGCACGCTGAGCAAGGCGCTGGGGGTGAGTGGCGGCTACATCGCGGCCAGCCGGGCCCTGGTGGATCTGTGTCTGAACAAGGCGCGCAGCCTCATCTACAGCACGGCCCCGCCACCCGCTGTCGCGCACGCTGCGCTGGCGGCGGTGAATCTCACGGCCAGCGCACAGGGAGACGCACTTCGTGCTCGGTTGTTCGCCAACCGGCAGACGTTGGAAAAAGGTCTGCAGACCTCCTTTGCGGATCTCCCGGCGGCGATTCTGCCCTTGCAGGTGGGAGAGGAGCGGGCAGCGCTGGAGGCCAGCACCCAGTTGCTGGAGCGTGGATACCTGATCCCCGCCATCCGTTACCCCACGGTGGCGCGGGGTTCAGCGCGGCTGCGGCTGACGATGAGTGCTGCCCATGAAAAGCTCCAGATCGAAGGTCTTGTCGCGAGCCTTCTCCACATGATGCCGCAACTGCGGCAGGGCGGAGAGCAGTCGCTTTGA
- a CDS encoding glycosyltransferase family 4 protein, whose product MPSPHIAYVFERFPTFTQTFCVREILELERLGVQVQIFSIHDTREESIRHFPAELMDRVHFLPQEECLIELIKQWKESNLLPQSVVLTLRQWGDRPDKMRVYEAAYISHVLKKMGSDAPWHTHSHFAGIGARTCWWLRKFHGTSFSFTAHANDIFCNQSESIPSCAQLVRDASLVVTVSDFTARQLREKHPDAAHRVRRVYNGLDLEPFMAARASADRSKAPGGILSVGRLIEKKGYDDLITACGVLRDRGEPFHCRIVGEGPLEAPLKSQIARLGLEDRVTLTGPLPMPAIIKLLTEETQVFALACKTEHDGGKDNLPTVLMEAMAAQLPCVSTRLAGVPEMVLHGVNGLISEEGQPQAFADHLENLLIDPARCETMGQAGLEHARKHFAKETTSRQLLKAFAEKSGMRFETALAARHGLLWSYSKRLLSALPQLRHHVEKARDKTFDLELFMGSTHRQPQPR is encoded by the coding sequence ATGCCCTCCCCTCATATCGCCTATGTGTTCGAACGATTTCCCACGTTCACGCAGACCTTCTGCGTGCGGGAAATCCTGGAACTCGAGCGACTGGGCGTGCAGGTGCAGATCTTCTCCATCCATGACACCCGGGAAGAGAGCATCCGCCATTTCCCCGCCGAGCTGATGGACCGGGTGCACTTCCTCCCTCAGGAGGAGTGTCTCATCGAGCTCATCAAGCAGTGGAAGGAATCCAATCTGCTGCCCCAGAGCGTGGTGCTCACGCTCCGCCAGTGGGGAGACCGCCCGGACAAGATGCGGGTGTATGAGGCAGCCTACATTAGCCACGTGTTGAAGAAGATGGGCAGCGATGCCCCCTGGCACACCCACTCCCACTTCGCGGGCATCGGCGCGCGCACCTGCTGGTGGCTGAGAAAGTTCCACGGCACCAGCTTCAGCTTCACCGCCCACGCCAACGACATCTTCTGCAATCAGTCGGAGTCCATTCCCAGCTGCGCCCAACTGGTCAGGGATGCCAGTCTCGTGGTAACGGTGAGCGATTTCACCGCCCGCCAGCTCCGGGAAAAGCACCCTGACGCCGCCCACCGGGTGCGCCGGGTGTACAATGGGCTGGATCTGGAGCCCTTCATGGCCGCCCGGGCCTCCGCTGACCGGTCCAAGGCCCCGGGAGGCATCCTCAGCGTCGGCCGCCTCATCGAAAAGAAAGGCTACGACGACCTCATCACCGCCTGTGGCGTGCTGCGAGATCGCGGCGAGCCCTTCCACTGCCGGATCGTGGGAGAAGGCCCCCTCGAAGCCCCGCTCAAGAGCCAAATCGCCCGGCTCGGCCTGGAGGATCGCGTCACCCTGACCGGCCCGCTGCCCATGCCAGCCATCATCAAACTGCTCACAGAGGAGACCCAAGTCTTCGCCCTGGCCTGCAAAACCGAACATGACGGCGGCAAGGACAACCTGCCCACCGTCCTGATGGAGGCCATGGCCGCCCAGCTCCCCTGCGTCTCCACCCGTCTGGCCGGTGTGCCGGAGATGGTGCTGCACGGCGTGAACGGCCTGATTTCAGAGGAAGGCCAGCCTCAGGCATTTGCCGACCATCTGGAAAACCTGCTCATCGATCCCGCGCGCTGCGAGACGATGGGCCAGGCCGGTCTGGAGCATGCCAGGAAGCACTTTGCCAAGGAAACAACCAGCCGGCAGTTGCTGAAGGCCTTTGCCGAAAAGAGCGGCATGCGCTTCGAGACCGCCCTCGCCGCCCGCCATGGGCTGCTCTGGAGCTACTCAAAGCGACTGCTCTCCGCCCTGCCGCAGTTGCGGCATCATGTGGAGAAGGCTCGCGACAAGACCTTCGATCTGGAGCTTTTCATGGGCAGCACTCATCGTCAGCCGCAGCCGCGCTGA
- a CDS encoding flavin monoamine oxidase family protein → MNKGRTPLFRSLMRAMQQAGPAVSGKTRRDFMRLAGAAIPATMVGLRAQEKEAKKVSGAVAVVGGGIAGLTAAYRLQKAGVEVHLYEMQDRFGGRMFTKRDFNKDGMFVELGGELVDSNHKDLIELAAELGVEMQGLKEGEQGVDFYHFGGKVYTDKDVIAAFGPLGQKIAADAEGLYDDKEEFTAKAKQFDNISLKDYLKNVGAGTDRWLINMLETAYVPEYGLDSDQQSALNLIDFINPDTSEGFEIFGDSDEAMRVKGGNDTLPTAVHRALDGKIKLNSGHRLVRIQEDGSKIKLTFSTDAKTVVASYENVLITVPFTMLRGVDGIYDLKLSEEKKRSIKEMGFGTNLKVMYGFTEKLWRTPGAGRDFFCNGSVYADQPYQTIWETSRGQSGQSGIITNFMGGSPGAQYTPDRVDKFLSEVDVVFPGLKGKFDGNKIMMNWPQIKFMKGSYSCPKVGQYTWVYGAAASAELEGHLHFAGEHTSFESPGYMNGGVESGNRAAREMLGVEEA, encoded by the coding sequence ATGAACAAAGGACGCACCCCGCTTTTCCGCTCCCTCATGCGTGCCATGCAACAGGCTGGTCCTGCCGTTTCCGGCAAGACGCGCCGTGACTTCATGCGCCTGGCCGGCGCAGCCATCCCCGCCACCATGGTGGGCCTGCGCGCCCAGGAGAAGGAAGCGAAGAAGGTCTCCGGTGCCGTCGCCGTGGTCGGTGGGGGCATTGCCGGCCTCACGGCCGCCTACCGTCTGCAGAAGGCAGGGGTGGAGGTGCACCTGTATGAGATGCAGGACCGCTTTGGCGGCCGCATGTTCACCAAGCGGGACTTCAACAAGGACGGCATGTTTGTGGAGCTGGGCGGCGAGCTGGTGGACTCCAATCACAAGGACCTCATCGAGCTGGCTGCGGAGCTGGGAGTGGAGATGCAGGGCCTGAAAGAGGGCGAGCAGGGGGTGGACTTCTACCACTTCGGCGGGAAGGTTTATACCGACAAGGACGTCATTGCCGCCTTCGGGCCTCTCGGCCAGAAGATCGCCGCCGACGCGGAAGGCCTCTATGATGACAAGGAGGAGTTCACCGCCAAGGCCAAGCAGTTCGACAACATCAGCCTGAAGGACTACCTCAAGAATGTGGGAGCAGGCACCGACCGCTGGCTCATCAACATGCTGGAGACGGCCTATGTGCCCGAGTACGGCCTGGACTCTGACCAGCAGTCTGCGCTGAATCTCATCGATTTCATCAATCCGGACACGAGTGAGGGCTTCGAGATCTTTGGCGACAGTGATGAAGCCATGCGCGTGAAGGGCGGCAACGACACGCTGCCCACCGCCGTGCATCGTGCCCTGGATGGCAAGATCAAGCTGAACAGCGGGCATCGCCTGGTGCGCATTCAGGAAGACGGCAGCAAGATCAAGCTGACCTTCAGCACGGATGCCAAGACGGTGGTGGCGTCTTATGAGAATGTGCTGATCACCGTTCCTTTCACCATGCTGCGCGGCGTGGACGGCATCTACGATCTGAAGCTGAGCGAGGAGAAGAAGCGCTCCATCAAGGAGATGGGCTTCGGCACCAACCTCAAGGTCATGTACGGGTTCACGGAAAAACTCTGGCGCACACCCGGCGCAGGCCGTGACTTCTTCTGCAACGGCAGCGTGTACGCAGACCAGCCCTACCAGACCATCTGGGAGACCAGCCGCGGCCAGTCGGGCCAGAGCGGCATCATCACCAACTTCATGGGCGGCTCCCCCGGTGCCCAGTACACGCCGGACCGCGTGGACAAGTTCCTCTCCGAGGTGGACGTGGTGTTCCCGGGTCTGAAGGGCAAGTTCGACGGCAACAAGATCATGATGAACTGGCCGCAGATCAAGTTCATGAAGGGCAGCTACAGCTGTCCCAAGGTGGGCCAGTACACCTGGGTGTATGGGGCCGCCGCCTCTGCAGAGCTGGAGGGGCACCTGCACTTCGCCGGGGAGCACACCAGCTTTGAGTCGCCCGGTTACATGAACGGAGGCGTCGAGTCCGGCAACCGCGCGGCAAGAGAGATGCTCGGGGTTGAGGAGGCGTAG
- a CDS encoding PQQ-binding-like beta-propeller repeat protein, translating to MTTPFSRFLCAAVLSGATTTTITLRAEPWKDPAPPTVQAREAAAPIKPTAFDRLKFFAAPSALNPAAQTSDWHRFLGPTDDATSPETHLLHQWPAGGPAKVWEVGKGDGYTSPAIQGDRLVLFHAEAGKEVLECLHPETGQRYWTQGYTMEYRDRYGFANGPRSSPVIAGSRVLTHGVTSVLTCTDLETGQILWQRNLRTEFNVPQDFFGQGSSPLVLGNKVIVNVGGKGRPVPDDDSEARYTALADPGLSVGAFDLETGQLLWGVKDDWGASYASPVPATIHGKPVVLIYAGGEGNPATGGLLTINPEDGSVYDRHPWRAEEYIQATGASPVAIPGQNRVFISTAYPKNRPLGGVMLEFDEKLKSKELWSSSKFAVHWMNPVYRDGCLYGIHGETERQAVLVCYDVATGRENWREDLYWDDTELNPGRTARMGAQRASLLLVDGQFLCLGELGSLLWLDLNAQGCKVTARTQLFYAPHTWCLPAVSRGLLYVTQNYDEQVRGRTGQRMICYDLRGR from the coding sequence GTGACGACGCCTTTTTCGAGATTCCTTTGCGCCGCGGTCCTGAGCGGGGCCACCACCACCACCATCACGCTCAGGGCGGAACCGTGGAAAGACCCCGCCCCGCCCACGGTGCAGGCCCGTGAGGCCGCCGCTCCCATCAAACCCACTGCATTTGACCGGCTCAAATTTTTCGCCGCGCCTTCCGCACTGAATCCGGCCGCCCAGACCAGCGACTGGCACCGTTTCCTAGGGCCGACCGACGATGCCACATCGCCTGAGACCCACCTGCTCCACCAGTGGCCTGCGGGCGGGCCAGCGAAGGTCTGGGAGGTGGGCAAAGGCGACGGCTACACCTCCCCCGCCATCCAGGGTGACCGCCTCGTGTTGTTTCATGCAGAAGCGGGCAAGGAAGTGCTGGAATGCCTGCATCCCGAGACCGGGCAGCGCTACTGGACCCAGGGCTATACCATGGAGTACCGGGACCGCTACGGCTTCGCCAACGGGCCGCGCAGTTCACCGGTCATTGCCGGAAGCCGTGTCCTCACCCATGGCGTGACCAGCGTCCTCACCTGCACTGACCTTGAGACAGGGCAGATCCTCTGGCAGCGGAACCTGCGCACCGAGTTCAACGTTCCGCAGGACTTCTTCGGCCAGGGCAGCAGCCCCCTGGTACTGGGAAACAAGGTGATCGTCAACGTGGGCGGCAAAGGACGCCCCGTGCCCGACGATGACAGCGAGGCCCGCTACACCGCCCTGGCAGACCCCGGCCTGAGCGTGGGGGCCTTTGACCTGGAGACCGGCCAGCTCCTCTGGGGCGTAAAAGACGACTGGGGCGCCAGCTATGCCTCCCCAGTGCCAGCCACGATCCACGGCAAGCCCGTGGTGCTGATCTACGCCGGGGGCGAGGGCAATCCTGCCACGGGCGGGCTGCTGACGATCAATCCCGAAGACGGCTCCGTTTACGACCGCCACCCCTGGCGCGCGGAGGAGTACATCCAGGCTACAGGCGCCTCCCCAGTGGCCATTCCGGGTCAAAACCGCGTCTTCATCTCCACCGCCTATCCCAAGAACCGCCCCCTCGGCGGCGTGATGCTGGAGTTCGATGAAAAACTAAAGTCCAAAGAGCTCTGGAGCTCCAGCAAGTTCGCCGTGCACTGGATGAACCCGGTGTACAGGGACGGCTGCCTCTACGGCATTCACGGCGAGACCGAGCGCCAGGCCGTGTTGGTGTGCTACGATGTGGCGACGGGCAGGGAGAACTGGCGCGAAGACCTCTACTGGGATGACACCGAGCTCAATCCCGGCCGCACCGCCCGCATGGGCGCCCAGCGCGCCAGCCTGCTGCTGGTGGATGGCCAGTTCCTCTGCCTTGGGGAACTGGGCAGCCTGCTCTGGCTGGACCTGAATGCCCAAGGCTGCAAGGTCACCGCCAGGACCCAGCTCTTCTACGCCCCCCACACCTGGTGCCTCCCCGCCGTGAGCCGCGGTCTGCTCTATGTGACCCAGAACTATGACGAGCAGGTGCGCGGCCGCACCGGCCAGCGGATGATTTGTTACGATCTGCGGGGCCGGTAA
- a CDS encoding SET domain-containing protein has protein sequence MANHPKPQPNEWYVVRNSQIHGRGLYARKAIPKDTWIVEYVGERVDKDESDRRANALLDEAKESGGARVYMFILNDEWDIDGNVSWNTARLMNHSCEPNVEAQTWDEQEIWFVALRDIKKGEELTFNYGFDLECWEDHPCRCGTASCVGYIAGDDYWPALKKKVAAKKAREEKKALAAQAVKKVAKGKKSVTKKSVAKKEVAAKKAVAAKKEIAVKKTVAKSVKAPAKKKQAAKKSKPAAK, from the coding sequence ATGGCCAACCATCCCAAGCCCCAGCCCAACGAGTGGTACGTTGTGCGCAACTCTCAGATCCACGGCCGCGGCCTCTACGCCCGGAAGGCGATCCCCAAGGACACGTGGATCGTGGAATATGTGGGCGAGCGCGTGGACAAAGATGAGAGCGATCGCCGTGCCAATGCCTTGCTGGACGAGGCCAAGGAGAGCGGGGGTGCCCGCGTGTACATGTTCATCCTCAATGACGAGTGGGACATCGACGGCAACGTGTCCTGGAACACGGCCCGTCTCATGAACCACTCCTGTGAGCCCAACGTGGAGGCTCAGACTTGGGACGAGCAGGAGATCTGGTTCGTGGCGCTGCGCGACATCAAGAAGGGTGAGGAACTCACCTTCAACTACGGCTTTGACCTGGAGTGCTGGGAAGACCACCCCTGCCGCTGCGGCACGGCGTCCTGCGTGGGCTACATCGCAGGGGATGACTACTGGCCGGCGCTGAAGAAAAAAGTGGCTGCCAAAAAAGCGCGGGAAGAGAAGAAGGCGCTGGCCGCTCAAGCCGTGAAAAAGGTTGCCAAGGGCAAGAAGAGCGTGACGAAGAAGAGCGTCGCCAAGAAAGAGGTCGCTGCCAAGAAGGCGGTCGCAGCGAAGAAAGAGATCGCTGTCAAAAAGACGGTCGCCAAGAGCGTCAAAGCTCCCGCCAAGAAGAAGCAGGCTGCCAAAAAGTCCAAACCTGCTGCGAAGTAG
- a CDS encoding alpha/beta hydrolase, whose amino-acid sequence MLILLMGWSCLASGSQAGLIQDIEFAKPDGVSLTLDAFVPEGPGPFPTVILVHGGGFDKGDKTTYIKPLFEPLSQAGFAWFTINYRLAGQRPWPACLEDVETAIRWVKAHAAEYKVDVKRIALVGESAGGHLVSYAGARSQGDTSVAAVVPFYAPHDLEIRARARQEVKEGAAKMFGVKTKPVGADFVKLGKASPVNAVKAGMPPYLLIHGDQDPTVPHDQSIAFQKKMQALGNVCDLITVHGGGHGMGPWSKLKPDYAKEMVAWLRKVME is encoded by the coding sequence GTGTTGATTCTGTTGATGGGCTGGAGTTGTCTGGCGAGCGGGAGCCAGGCGGGTTTGATTCAGGACATTGAGTTCGCCAAACCCGATGGGGTGAGCCTTACGCTGGACGCGTTTGTGCCTGAGGGGCCGGGGCCTTTCCCCACCGTCATCCTGGTGCATGGGGGCGGCTTCGACAAAGGGGACAAGACCACCTACATCAAGCCCTTGTTCGAGCCGCTGAGCCAGGCGGGTTTCGCGTGGTTCACCATCAACTACCGACTGGCGGGGCAGCGGCCCTGGCCGGCGTGTCTTGAGGACGTGGAAACCGCCATCCGTTGGGTGAAGGCTCACGCCGCGGAGTACAAGGTGGATGTGAAGCGCATCGCCCTGGTAGGGGAGTCTGCCGGCGGGCACCTTGTTTCCTATGCCGGAGCCCGGTCCCAAGGTGACACGAGCGTCGCGGCCGTGGTGCCGTTCTATGCCCCGCATGATCTGGAAATCCGGGCCCGGGCGCGCCAGGAGGTGAAGGAGGGGGCCGCGAAGATGTTCGGAGTGAAGACCAAGCCGGTGGGAGCCGATTTTGTGAAGTTGGGCAAGGCCTCACCCGTCAATGCGGTGAAGGCAGGGATGCCGCCGTACCTGCTCATTCATGGCGACCAGGATCCGACGGTGCCGCATGATCAGTCCATCGCGTTTCAGAAGAAGATGCAAGCTCTGGGGAACGTGTGTGATTTGATCACCGTGCATGGTGGCGGGCATGGGATGGGGCCGTGGAGCAAGTTGAAGCCGGACTATGCCAAGGAGATGGTGGCGTGGTTGCGGAAGGTGATGGAGTAG
- the rpiB gene encoding ribose 5-phosphate isomerase B — MKRVLFVCTGNTCRSPMAEALFRDLVKERRDYQVLSAGVGAYPGDSASRNTVELLRRMGLDLPGFKSQQVSKELLDDVTHIFALSEGHLRAIEMMFPEASDKAYLVSEFAADDELRGRDVHDPFGAGLDAYEETRDILLKVLPSVVAYIDQTFDKQNGSTQEAGEAAAVPTAESATPADPTVAPPPAVKLPAVAIGTDHGGLEMKDAIVARLRSKGYPVSDLGTHGKGSVDYPDFAEAVCHRVLSGEVSAGVLVCTTGIGMSITANRHPGIQAALVHNVATAKVTREHNNSNVVCLAGATTSLDDAVEIVETFVSTPFEGGRHARRVDKMNSLRKRAADVIKQVDPAIAELIVAEEHRQQNNIELIASENFASRAVQAAQGTCLTNKYAEGYPGRRWYGGCEEVDKVEQLAIDRLCQLFGAKYANVQPHSGSQANAAVYFSVLDPGDRILTMDLSHGGHLTHGNKANFSGRFYEVVHYGVSPKDERIDYDALAKKAEECKPKMITAGASAYPRIIDFARMAEIAKSVGAYLFVDMAHIAGLVAGGVHPSPMPHADFVTSTTHKSLRGPRGGIVLTNNEDLARKINSQVFPGVQGGPLMHVIAAKAVCFHEALQPSFRAYQQQVVRNAQALANAMTSHGYRIVSGGTDNHVMLVDLRPRGLNGKLAQETLDLAGITVNKNGIPFDTEKITLGGGIRMGTPAVTTRGMKEPEMKQIAALIHEALEYRDKPVILDNIKRTVADINRSFPLP; from the coding sequence TTGAAACGCGTCCTCTTTGTGTGCACCGGCAACACCTGCCGCAGCCCGATGGCGGAGGCCCTCTTCCGCGATCTCGTCAAGGAACGCCGCGACTACCAGGTCCTCTCCGCCGGAGTAGGTGCCTACCCGGGAGACAGCGCCAGCCGCAACACGGTGGAACTGCTGCGCCGCATGGGCCTGGATCTGCCTGGATTCAAGAGCCAGCAGGTCTCCAAGGAGCTCCTGGATGACGTGACGCACATCTTTGCCCTGTCTGAGGGGCACCTGCGTGCCATCGAGATGATGTTCCCCGAGGCCTCCGACAAGGCCTATCTGGTGAGCGAATTTGCCGCCGATGACGAACTGCGGGGCCGGGATGTGCACGACCCCTTCGGCGCTGGGCTCGACGCCTACGAAGAGACTCGCGACATCCTGCTCAAGGTCCTGCCCAGCGTGGTCGCCTACATCGACCAGACGTTTGACAAGCAGAACGGCTCCACCCAAGAGGCTGGAGAAGCCGCTGCCGTCCCCACCGCAGAAAGCGCCACCCCGGCCGACCCGACGGTGGCCCCCCCCCCCGCGGTGAAGCTCCCCGCCGTCGCCATCGGGACGGATCACGGGGGTCTGGAGATGAAAGACGCCATTGTGGCCCGCCTCCGCTCCAAAGGTTACCCCGTGAGCGATCTCGGCACCCACGGGAAGGGCAGCGTGGACTACCCTGACTTTGCCGAAGCCGTCTGCCACCGCGTCCTCAGCGGCGAGGTGAGCGCGGGCGTACTGGTCTGCACCACCGGCATCGGCATGAGCATCACGGCCAACCGCCACCCCGGCATCCAGGCCGCTCTGGTCCACAATGTGGCCACCGCCAAGGTGACCCGGGAGCACAACAACTCCAACGTGGTCTGCCTGGCTGGTGCCACCACCTCTCTGGATGACGCGGTCGAGATCGTGGAAACCTTCGTCTCCACCCCCTTCGAAGGCGGCCGCCATGCCCGCCGGGTGGACAAGATGAACTCCCTGCGCAAGCGCGCGGCAGATGTGATCAAGCAGGTGGACCCGGCCATCGCCGAGCTCATCGTCGCAGAGGAACACCGCCAGCAGAACAACATCGAGCTCATTGCGAGCGAGAACTTCGCCAGCCGCGCCGTGCAGGCCGCCCAGGGGACCTGCCTCACCAACAAGTACGCCGAAGGCTACCCAGGCAGGCGCTGGTACGGCGGCTGCGAAGAGGTGGACAAGGTGGAGCAGCTCGCGATTGACCGTCTCTGCCAGCTCTTTGGCGCCAAGTACGCCAACGTGCAGCCCCACAGCGGATCCCAGGCAAACGCGGCCGTCTATTTCTCCGTGCTGGATCCCGGTGACCGGATCCTGACCATGGACTTGAGCCACGGCGGGCACCTTACCCACGGCAACAAGGCCAACTTCTCCGGCCGCTTCTACGAAGTGGTGCACTACGGCGTGAGCCCAAAGGACGAGCGGATCGACTACGACGCGCTGGCCAAGAAAGCCGAGGAGTGCAAGCCCAAGATGATCACTGCCGGGGCCAGCGCCTATCCCCGCATCATCGACTTCGCCCGCATGGCGGAGATCGCCAAGAGCGTGGGGGCCTACCTCTTTGTGGACATGGCCCACATCGCCGGCCTCGTGGCAGGCGGCGTGCATCCCAGCCCCATGCCCCATGCAGACTTCGTCACCTCCACCACGCACAAGAGCCTGCGCGGCCCCCGCGGCGGCATTGTGCTGACGAACAACGAGGATCTGGCCAGGAAGATCAACTCCCAGGTCTTCCCCGGTGTGCAAGGCGGACCACTCATGCACGTGATCGCGGCCAAGGCGGTTTGTTTCCATGAAGCCCTCCAGCCCTCCTTCAGGGCGTATCAACAGCAGGTGGTGCGCAACGCCCAGGCCCTGGCCAATGCCATGACCTCCCACGGCTACCGCATCGTCAGCGGCGGCACGGACAACCATGTCATGCTCGTGGACCTCCGCCCCCGCGGCCTCAATGGCAAACTCGCCCAGGAGACGCTCGACCTCGCCGGCATCACCGTAAACAAGAACGGCATTCCGTTCGACACGGAAAAGATCACCCTGGGCGGGGGCATCCGCATGGGCACGCCCGCCGTCACCACCCGCGGCATGAAGGAGCCCGAGATGAAGCAGATCGCCGCCCTCATCCACGAGGCGCTGGAGTATCGCGACAAACCGGTGATTCTGGACAACATCAAGCGCACCGTAGCCGACATCAATCGCAGCTTCCCGCTTCCTTGA
- a CDS encoding type II toxin-antitoxin system RelE family toxin, whose product MLQIVFNEISASELSRLPTPVQFTLLEALNIQPEDVDQNRIEQRFGVILRGAGKLYRCRAGDYRIYFAVEDSHVNVHRVLHGNTLKDFLFRSNLGSAGEDEVLGESKSFWKLIEEGERTLKMV is encoded by the coding sequence ATGCTTCAGATTGTTTTCAATGAGATCAGCGCCTCCGAATTGTCCCGGCTGCCGACCCCGGTGCAGTTCACCCTGCTGGAGGCATTGAACATTCAGCCTGAAGACGTGGACCAGAACCGGATCGAGCAGCGCTTTGGCGTCATCCTGCGCGGTGCGGGCAAGCTCTACCGCTGTCGTGCGGGCGACTACCGCATCTACTTCGCGGTGGAGGACTCGCACGTGAATGTGCACCGCGTGCTGCATGGCAACACGCTCAAGGACTTCCTTTTCCGCAGCAACCTCGGCAGCGCCGGGGAGGATGAAGTCCTTGGGGAATCAAAAAGTTTCTGGAAACTCATTGAAGAGGGCGAGCGCACCCTGAAGATGGTCTGA